One genomic region from Skermania piniformis encodes:
- a CDS encoding DUF6112 family protein: protein MIDIDPNGTGLPGIEQLRIIVGAVMTVGLILSVLALIVSAIVWGFGANSSNPHLASRGKVGVLVSCGAAIICGASVTLVNFFWNVGQAV from the coding sequence GTGATCGACATCGACCCCAACGGGACCGGCCTGCCCGGCATCGAGCAACTGCGCATCATCGTCGGCGCGGTGATGACCGTCGGCCTCATCCTCTCCGTCCTCGCCCTCATCGTCTCGGCGATCGTGTGGGGCTTCGGCGCCAACTCCTCGAACCCGCACCTCGCGTCGCGCGGCAAGGTCGGCGTCCTCGTGAGCTGCGGCGCCGCGATCATCTGCGGCGCGTCGGTGACCCTCGTGAACTTCTTCTGGAACGTGGGCCAAGCGGTATGA
- a CDS encoding ParB/RepB/Spo0J family partition protein gives MSAPDGHIELERTVDSIVVGHRHREDLGDLDPLVASIRRDGLLQPITITPDGHLICGARRLAAIKRLGWKTVNVWVRSGISDRLGRLLAEQDDNLLHKPLTQLESAALYRELKTLLAEDAARRQEATRFHPTEQGGEDGGANLAPPQFEPGKARAQAAQMVTGRNSYTTLERIGRLEELAADETQPEQVRQRAAEELAVIRAGGGVVASHQRINAELSLAELDQLAADTAQPAGVRERARMEAAAIREAAQAEKAAELERLATDALARVKGGRKAKREKLTPVVPGEPMPFPLRVFVLTWDELDGWWLHYDPAEVGPALTPEQWERFEATVTGTLAFAEASRAARDHRAQDIA, from the coding sequence GTGAGTGCGCCGGACGGGCACATCGAGCTGGAGCGCACCGTCGACTCGATCGTCGTCGGCCACCGCCACCGCGAGGACCTGGGCGACCTCGACCCGCTGGTCGCCTCGATCCGCCGCGACGGGCTCCTCCAGCCCATCACGATCACCCCCGACGGGCACTTGATCTGCGGCGCCCGCCGCCTGGCGGCGATCAAGCGGCTGGGCTGGAAGACCGTGAACGTGTGGGTGCGGTCGGGCATCTCCGACCGCCTCGGGCGGCTGCTGGCCGAGCAGGACGACAACCTGCTCCACAAGCCCCTGACCCAGCTCGAATCCGCTGCCCTCTACCGGGAGCTGAAGACGCTGCTGGCCGAAGATGCCGCCCGCCGCCAGGAGGCAACCCGCTTCCACCCCACCGAGCAGGGCGGAGAAGACGGTGGTGCCAACTTGGCACCACCGCAGTTCGAGCCGGGCAAAGCCCGCGCCCAGGCAGCCCAGATGGTCACCGGCCGCAACTCCTATACGACTCTGGAACGCATCGGCCGGCTCGAAGAACTCGCCGCCGACGAGACCCAGCCCGAGCAGGTGCGTCAGCGCGCCGCCGAGGAGTTGGCGGTGATCCGGGCCGGCGGCGGCGTGGTCGCCTCGCATCAGCGGATCAATGCCGAGCTCTCCTTGGCCGAGCTCGACCAGCTCGCCGCCGACACGGCCCAGCCGGCCGGCGTGCGGGAGCGGGCCCGGATGGAGGCCGCCGCAATCCGTGAGGCTGCACAGGCGGAAAAGGCGGCGGAGCTGGAACGCCTCGCCACCGATGCCCTCGCCCGTGTCAAGGGCGGGCGCAAGGCGAAGCGGGAGAAGCTGACGCCGGTCGTGCCGGGCGAGCCGATGCCGTTCCCGCTGCGAGTGTTCGTCCTGACCTGGGATGAGCTCGACGGATGGTGGCTCCACTACGACCCGGCCGAGGTCGGCCCGGCGCTCACGCCCGAGCAATGGGAGCGGTTCGAGGCGACGGTGACCGGCACGCTCGCGTTTGCCGAGGCCTCCCGCGCCGCCCGCGATCACCGGGCCCAGGACATCGCCTGA
- a CDS encoding DUF6112 family protein, producing MDVFPDFGGVGAAAELRSIVGALLMFVLVTAVLMLIVCAIVWAVASAHGNYHAATRARTGLWVAVGAAALAGAGVAWLNFLLDVGTRL from the coding sequence ATGGACGTGTTCCCCGACTTCGGCGGCGTCGGCGCCGCGGCCGAGCTGCGCTCCATCGTCGGCGCGCTGCTCATGTTCGTCCTCGTCACCGCCGTCCTCATGCTCATCGTCTGCGCGATCGTGTGGGCCGTCGCTTCCGCGCACGGCAACTACCACGCGGCGACCCGAGCGCGTACCGGCCTGTGGGTCGCAGTCGGCGCCGCAGCCCTGGCCGGTGCCGGGGTCGCGTGGCTGAACTTCCTCCTCGACGTCGGCACCCGCCTGTAG
- a CDS encoding IS3 family transposase (programmed frameshift), with protein sequence MSGSTSRRYPPELRDRAVRMVAEIRAGHESEWAAMGEVARLLGVGSAETVRNWVRREQVDSGERAGVTSEESAELKRLRREVAELKRANAILRSASAFFAAELDRPQRLIVRYISEHHGHRDGGGMAWDVQSICTVLSELGVPIAPSTYYEHRSRPPSRRKVRDRQLEVLIRRVYEENYQVYGARKVWLALNRDGTRVARCTVERLMRELGLAGVVRGAVKRTTIADPAAARPADLVRRRFTPVAPNRLWVADITYVSTWSGWVYVAFVIDAYARRIIGWRTATTMSTSLVLDAVEHAIWTRNREGRYRMDSVVHHTDRGSQYTSIRFAERLTETGITPSVGAVGSSYDNALAETINGLYKTELVRRRGPWRGIDPLELATAEWVDWFNHRRLHRGCGDVPPINLEDAHYAQHSAQPPAEHSRP encoded by the exons ATGTCGGGGAGTACGTCGCGGAGGTATCCGCCGGAGTTGCGGGATCGGGCGGTGCGGATGGTCGCGGAGATCCGTGCGGGTCACGAGTCGGAGTGGGCGGCGATGGGTGAGGTCGCGCGCTTGTTGGGGGTGGGGTCGGCGGAGACGGTGCGTAACTGGGTCCGCCGGGAACAGGTCGACTCCGGTGAACGCGCTGGGGTGACCTCGGAGGAATCGGCGGAGCTGAAACGGTTGCGACGCGAGGTCGCCGAGTTGAAGCGTGCCAACGCGATCCTGCGTTCTGCGTCGGCTTTCTTCGCGGCCGAACTGGACCGGCCACAGCGTT TGATCGTTCGCTACATCAGCGAACACCATGGCCACCGTGACGGTGGGGGTATGGCGTGGGATGTCCAGTCGATCTGCACGGTACTCAGCGAGTTGGGTGTGCCGATCGCCCCGTCGACCTACTACGAGCACCGGTCCCGGCCGCCGAGCCGACGGAAGGTTCGAGACCGGCAACTCGAGGTGCTGATTCGCCGGGTGTACGAGGAGAACTACCAGGTCTACGGCGCCCGGAAGGTGTGGCTGGCCCTGAACCGGGACGGGACCCGAGTGGCTCGCTGCACGGTGGAACGGCTGATGCGTGAGCTCGGGCTGGCCGGTGTGGTCCGTGGGGCGGTCAAACGCACCACGATCGCCGACCCGGCAGCGGCGCGGCCGGCGGACCTGGTCCGGCGCAGGTTCACCCCGGTCGCCCCGAACCGTTTGTGGGTCGCCGACATCACCTACGTGTCCACGTGGTCGGGGTGGGTGTATGTCGCGTTCGTGATCGACGCCTACGCGCGGCGCATCATCGGCTGGCGCACCGCCACCACGATGTCGACCTCGCTGGTGTTGGATGCGGTCGAACACGCGATCTGGACCCGGAACCGGGAAGGTCGATACCGGATGGACTCTGTTGTCCACCATACGGATAGAGGATCCCAGTACACGTCCATCCGGTTCGCAGAGCGACTCACCGAGACGGGTATCACACCGTCGGTCGGGGCGGTCGGTTCGTCCTACGACAACGCGCTCGCCGAGACGATTAACGGTCTCTACAAGACCGAACTCGTGCGCCGCCGCGGTCCGTGGCGCGGCATCGACCCGCTCGAACTCGCCACCGCCGAATGGGTCGACTGGTTCAACCACCGACGACTACACCGCGGCTGCGGCGACGTCCCACCCATCAACCTGGAGGACGCCCACTACGCTCAACACAGTGCCCAGCCACCCGCCGAGCACTCAAGACCGTAG
- a CDS encoding DUF2637 domain-containing protein — MIPDTPRSGRLAVVTAVAGTVLIAAGAFWLSFTALADLARRSGVNAGQAWAWPVIVDGLIVVATVAVVALAGQRTAWYPWVLLAGGALISVTANAAHAVVAADADVPGVLAACVAAVPPLVLLASTHLTVVLVRSQPGTPAAELAQVPVEPAAAEEAAVPEALEPAGRRGVAARLRDEGWSNKRIARHLGVAPSTVGRWFRRPGLAVSGAPAMQETAEELSE, encoded by the coding sequence GTGATCCCCGACACGCCGCGCAGTGGACGGCTTGCGGTGGTCACCGCCGTCGCCGGGACGGTGCTGATCGCGGCCGGCGCGTTCTGGCTGTCCTTCACCGCGCTCGCGGACCTCGCCCGCCGCTCCGGAGTCAATGCCGGGCAGGCGTGGGCGTGGCCGGTCATCGTGGACGGGCTGATCGTCGTCGCCACCGTCGCGGTCGTTGCTCTCGCCGGGCAACGCACGGCCTGGTATCCGTGGGTGCTGCTGGCCGGTGGGGCGCTCATCTCGGTCACCGCGAACGCGGCGCACGCGGTCGTCGCCGCCGATGCCGACGTGCCCGGTGTGCTCGCCGCCTGCGTGGCCGCCGTGCCGCCGCTGGTGCTGCTCGCCTCGACGCACCTGACCGTCGTGCTCGTCCGCTCCCAGCCCGGCACGCCCGCCGCGGAGCTCGCACAGGTACCCGTGGAGCCGGCGGCGGCAGAGGAAGCCGCAGTACCTGAGGCGTTGGAGCCGGCGGGCCGGCGGGGCGTCGCGGCGCGGCTTCGGGACGAGGGCTGGTCGAACAAGCGGATCGCCCGGCACCTGGGGGTCGCCCCGTCCACGGTCGGGCGGTGGTTCCGCCGTCCCGGGCTCGCGGTCTCGGGAGCACCTGCCATGCAGGAGACCGCAGAGGAGCTGAGCGAATGA
- a CDS encoding conjugal transfer protein TrbL, translated as MSVCDVPVISSVCDTVGEGAASLIAAPFDWLAQAMGQAAAWLFEAVWTVFDTTTLVDVTGAQYVAVYNILFGVAVFLFLIFFCLQLITGLIHRDPTALSRAALGLAKSVLGSFLVITLTALLLEVTDQLCVGIVQATGNTMEGMGDRIALLAAGFGAINIAAPGVGAIITIFLAGLAISAAAIVWFSLLIRKALLLVAIVFGPIALAGATWDATKGWFAKWATFVIALIFSKLVLVVIFLVAIAQVSAPIELDLASISDPIAGVVLMAIGAFAPYITYKFLSFAGIDMYHAMSSEQEAKQALNRPVPIPAAPSGDSAKKVLDGGAPPSGGGGSGGGSSSSGAAPNGGAPAAAAGGGGAAAGGAGASGGAGAGAAGAGGTGAGAAGAGAAAGPVGAAVVVGAAAVKGAATVGPKAGGAVGGAAESHAGAATEQASPPPVPPSQDTPATRPAPSTPSSVPPASSSSAPRRQDPPPPPSAKPTGKE; from the coding sequence ATGAGCGTCTGCGATGTCCCGGTCATCTCCTCCGTCTGCGACACCGTGGGCGAGGGGGCCGCGTCGCTGATCGCGGCCCCCTTTGACTGGCTCGCACAAGCGATGGGCCAGGCCGCGGCCTGGCTGTTCGAGGCCGTCTGGACGGTCTTCGACACCACGACCCTCGTGGACGTCACCGGCGCGCAGTACGTCGCCGTCTACAACATCCTGTTCGGCGTCGCGGTCTTCCTGTTCCTGATCTTCTTCTGCCTCCAGCTCATCACCGGGCTCATCCACCGCGACCCCACCGCCCTCAGCCGTGCGGCTCTCGGGCTGGCGAAGTCGGTGCTCGGGTCGTTCCTGGTCATCACGCTCACCGCGCTGCTGCTGGAAGTCACCGACCAGCTCTGCGTCGGGATCGTGCAGGCCACCGGGAACACGATGGAAGGGATGGGCGACCGGATCGCCCTGCTCGCCGCCGGGTTCGGGGCCATCAACATCGCCGCGCCCGGCGTCGGCGCGATCATCACCATCTTCCTCGCCGGCCTCGCCATCAGCGCGGCGGCGATCGTGTGGTTCTCCCTCCTCATCCGCAAAGCGCTCCTGTTGGTCGCCATCGTGTTCGGCCCCATTGCGCTCGCCGGGGCAACCTGGGACGCGACCAAGGGGTGGTTCGCCAAGTGGGCGACGTTCGTCATCGCCCTGATCTTCTCCAAGCTCGTCCTCGTCGTCATCTTCCTCGTCGCGATCGCGCAGGTCTCCGCGCCCATCGAGCTCGACCTGGCCTCCATCAGCGACCCCATCGCCGGTGTCGTCCTCATGGCGATCGGCGCGTTCGCGCCCTACATCACCTACAAGTTCCTGTCGTTCGCGGGGATCGACATGTACCACGCAATGAGCAGCGAGCAGGAAGCGAAGCAGGCCCTCAACCGGCCCGTCCCGATCCCCGCCGCGCCCTCGGGCGACAGTGCGAAGAAAGTGCTCGACGGCGGCGCGCCTCCCAGCGGAGGAGGCGGCAGCGGAGGCGGTTCGAGTTCCTCCGGGGCCGCACCGAACGGCGGGGCCCCTGCTGCGGCTGCCGGTGGTGGCGGAGCTGCGGCCGGCGGAGCCGGAGCGAGCGGTGGCGCCGGGGCTGGCGCTGCCGGAGCCGGAGGTACCGGGGCAGGTGCCGCAGGCGCGGGTGCAGCGGCCGGGCCGGTCGGTGCCGCTGTCGTCGTCGGGGCCGCGGCGGTCAAGGGAGCAGCGACCGTCGGCCCGAAGGCCGGTGGCGCGGTCGGCGGCGCGGCCGAGAGCCACGCCGGCGCTGCCACCGAGCAGGCATCCCCGCCGCCCGTCCCGCCGTCGCAGGACACGCCTGCGACTCGGCCTGCCCCGTCCACGCCGTCGTCCGTGCCGCCCGCATCGTCGAGCTCGGCGCCGAGACGGCAGGACCCTCCGCCCCCGCCGTCCGCGAAGCCGACAGGAAAGGAGTAG
- a CDS encoding hemerythrin domain-containing protein, with the protein MSEGEKNRLVAWNRELSAAHERLRRALRLARDATTLKDVASARADLMLYCKGFCTALSGHHVSEDVALFPELSARYPALRTTIAKLEQDHELIAALLTQFDQAIAASATPNELSLHLEGLSAIMESHFQYEERELSDTLSRLDLDEDPRALLGPL; encoded by the coding sequence GTGAGTGAGGGCGAGAAGAACAGGCTTGTCGCCTGGAACCGCGAACTATCAGCAGCCCATGAACGACTGCGCCGAGCACTGCGTCTTGCGCGTGATGCGACCACGCTCAAAGACGTTGCTTCGGCACGCGCTGACCTCATGTTGTACTGCAAAGGGTTCTGCACGGCCCTAAGCGGTCACCATGTGAGCGAAGATGTCGCGCTGTTCCCTGAGCTTTCAGCGCGCTATCCGGCTCTTCGGACGACGATAGCGAAGCTCGAACAAGACCACGAGCTAATCGCAGCACTGCTCACACAGTTCGATCAGGCAATTGCCGCCTCCGCCACTCCGAATGAACTGTCCCTTCATCTGGAGGGGCTCTCCGCGATCATGGAGTCCCACTTCCAGTACGAGGAACGCGAACTTTCAGACACGCTCTCAAGACTCGACCTCGACGAGGACCCACGTGCCCTCTTGGGGCCTCTGTGA
- a CDS encoding bifunctional DNA primase/polymerase — translation MDAAEVFASVAGLPLPRAAARLAAAGVPVFPCVPGGKRPRVEHGFREATTDARQIAARWRRWPSANIGVPTGQISSVEVVDVDRKSSGTGFGAFTRARDAGLVDGWLAVVRTPSGGAHFYFPTDPDRPQPSWQAAKAHIDFRGEGGYVIVPPSVVAIGDLRAGYALAGGVDRSISAVDAKTLRDFLDPCPKPSIMRTRGVTHDSDAERLAAWVALRSEGERNRSLFWAACRLAEAGLDPAVTLDALGPAAEHAGLPPREVAVTIRSAYRSTLPAPHLADTSGQAEAPRRGPRIESPVLS, via the coding sequence GTGGACGCCGCCGAGGTGTTCGCCTCCGTCGCCGGTCTGCCGTTGCCGCGGGCCGCCGCCCGATTGGCCGCGGCTGGGGTGCCGGTGTTCCCGTGCGTGCCGGGCGGCAAGCGGCCGCGCGTGGAGCATGGCTTCCGCGAGGCGACCACGGATGCCCGTCAGATCGCGGCGCGGTGGCGGCGCTGGCCGTCCGCGAACATCGGCGTGCCGACCGGGCAGATCTCCAGTGTAGAGGTCGTCGATGTCGACCGGAAGTCATCGGGCACCGGATTCGGCGCATTTACTCGCGCCCGCGACGCGGGCCTGGTCGACGGCTGGCTGGCGGTCGTGCGTACGCCATCCGGCGGCGCGCACTTCTACTTCCCGACCGACCCCGACCGGCCACAACCCTCCTGGCAAGCCGCGAAGGCGCACATCGACTTCCGCGGCGAGGGTGGCTACGTCATCGTGCCACCCTCGGTCGTCGCCATCGGCGACCTGCGGGCGGGCTACGCCCTGGCCGGTGGTGTCGATCGGAGCATCAGCGCCGTGGACGCGAAGACCCTGCGCGATTTCCTCGACCCGTGTCCCAAGCCCTCGATAATGCGGACTCGGGGCGTGACCCACGACAGCGATGCGGAACGCCTGGCCGCATGGGTCGCGCTGCGCAGCGAGGGCGAGCGCAACCGCAGCCTGTTCTGGGCGGCGTGCCGTCTCGCGGAAGCCGGCCTCGATCCGGCCGTGACGCTGGACGCGCTCGGGCCGGCCGCCGAACACGCGGGCCTGCCGCCCCGCGAGGTCGCGGTGACGATCCGCTCCGCCTACCGTTCCACCCTCCCCGCCCCCCACTTGGCAGATACATCCGGGCAGGCCGAGGCGCCGCGACGCGGGCCGCGGATCGAAAGCCCGGTGCTCTCGTGA
- a CDS encoding helix-turn-helix transcriptional regulator translates to MRFILIRTGSIVYDAYQHVCAGDVIVMAPEAQCRFEPEGLTTVTTAEADMDLVSDLVRWRFAARLAARTDAADMLTCRYPDPVFAVRMGEERMGMISPQVDELVSLTIDRQFGNRFYRFVSDLTAMLDTILPVLVPSARGNATETRVRPAFAGRTCTGTQPQRHEARTIALAFRKNLSKRWSLAELAELVHLSPSQVRRVMIASYGQTPLAYLNRLRAEESARLLRETNIALVSAYREVGWASRSYAVRVFTEVVGMKPSEYARRHRPAE, encoded by the coding sequence GTGAGGTTCATCCTGATCCGAACCGGTTCCATCGTCTACGACGCCTATCAGCATGTCTGCGCAGGCGATGTCATCGTCATGGCGCCCGAGGCTCAGTGCCGGTTCGAGCCCGAGGGCCTGACGACAGTGACGACCGCCGAGGCCGACATGGACCTCGTCTCTGACCTCGTTCGTTGGCGTTTCGCGGCGCGACTTGCTGCGCGCACGGATGCCGCAGACATGTTGACATGCCGCTACCCGGACCCGGTCTTCGCTGTCCGCATGGGCGAGGAGCGGATGGGCATGATCTCACCCCAAGTGGACGAACTCGTGTCGTTGACAATCGACAGGCAGTTCGGGAACCGGTTCTATCGATTCGTCTCGGATCTCACCGCCATGCTCGACACGATCCTTCCCGTTCTCGTGCCTTCCGCCCGAGGCAACGCAACAGAAACACGAGTACGGCCAGCGTTTGCTGGACGCACGTGCACCGGCACCCAGCCTCAGCGTCACGAGGCGAGAACCATTGCGCTCGCCTTCCGGAAGAACCTCTCCAAGCGTTGGTCGTTGGCTGAACTTGCGGAGCTTGTGCATCTGTCGCCTTCTCAGGTCCGCCGTGTGATGATCGCCTCTTACGGGCAAACGCCGCTGGCGTACTTGAACAGGCTCAGAGCCGAAGAGAGCGCCCGTCTTCTCCGGGAGACGAACATCGCCCTCGTCAGCGCGTACCGTGAGGTCGGCTGGGCGAGCCGCAGCTACGCGGTACGCGTGTTCACCGAGGTCGTCGGGATGAAACCGTCCGAGTACGCCCGACGGCACCGACCCGCCGAGTAA
- a CDS encoding M23 family metallopeptidase, whose amino-acid sequence MKKLLALAVALILLGPSAALIGVGVLMNPAATAACLPGSLIVGEVPDSLTATTRVGEMVTLNKTQLTHAATIITVGARTAGVGRPGVVIALMAALTESTLRMLANTSAYPESANYPNDGDGGDHDSLGLFQMRPASGWGTVAELMDPTYQARAFYGGQTGPNYPSPRGLLDIPGWQQLDPGAAAQAVEVSAYPDRYQNYQPVAEAILAALTRPVTSGGGGGDSAPVVPETTRLVFPLPEGSWVRTSPFGWRDDPITGERAFHAGSDFAAVDGTPIYAIADGAVVFAGPSGGYGNLIVIEHTVAGQRVASYYGHMWDTGIYVSAGETVTAGQHIGDVGSNGKSTGPHLHLEIHPGGYGADPVDADAWLTDHGAEGITPSDAAPAACTAGGA is encoded by the coding sequence ATGAAGAAACTGCTGGCGCTGGCCGTAGCCCTGATCTTGCTCGGCCCCTCGGCGGCGCTGATCGGAGTCGGCGTGCTGATGAACCCGGCCGCGACCGCGGCCTGTCTGCCCGGCTCGCTGATCGTCGGCGAGGTGCCCGACTCGCTGACTGCCACCACCCGGGTCGGCGAGATGGTCACCCTGAACAAGACCCAGCTCACCCACGCCGCCACGATCATCACGGTCGGTGCCCGCACCGCCGGCGTCGGCCGCCCTGGCGTGGTCATCGCGCTCATGGCCGCGCTCACCGAGTCGACCCTGCGGATGCTGGCGAACACGAGCGCCTACCCCGAGTCGGCGAACTACCCGAACGACGGCGACGGCGGCGATCACGACAGCTTGGGGCTGTTCCAGATGCGCCCGGCCTCGGGCTGGGGCACCGTCGCGGAGCTCATGGACCCGACCTACCAGGCGAGGGCCTTCTACGGCGGGCAGACCGGCCCGAACTACCCGTCCCCGAGGGGCCTGCTCGACATCCCCGGCTGGCAGCAGCTCGACCCCGGCGCCGCCGCCCAGGCCGTCGAGGTCAGCGCCTACCCCGACAGGTATCAGAACTACCAGCCCGTCGCGGAGGCCATCCTGGCCGCCCTCACCCGGCCCGTCACCTCCGGCGGCGGGGGCGGAGACTCGGCGCCGGTCGTGCCGGAGACGACACGGCTGGTGTTTCCGCTCCCCGAGGGGAGCTGGGTGCGCACGAGCCCGTTCGGGTGGCGAGACGACCCGATCACCGGCGAGCGGGCGTTCCATGCGGGCTCCGACTTCGCCGCCGTGGACGGCACTCCTATCTACGCGATCGCGGATGGGGCGGTGGTGTTCGCCGGACCCTCCGGCGGCTACGGGAACCTCATCGTCATCGAGCACACCGTCGCCGGCCAACGCGTCGCCTCCTACTACGGGCACATGTGGGACACGGGCATCTACGTCTCCGCCGGCGAGACTGTGACTGCTGGGCAGCACATCGGCGACGTCGGCTCGAACGGCAAGTCCACCGGCCCGCACCTGCATCTGGAGATCCACCCCGGCGGGTACGGCGCCGATCCGGTCGACGCCGATGCCTGGCTCACCGACCACGGCGCCGAGGGCATCACCCCGAGCGACGCCGCCCCGGCGGCCTGCACCGCAGGAGGTGCGTGA
- a CDS encoding ArdC-like ssDNA-binding domain-containing protein translates to MAIETTRTERDAKLDALHERLAVTVEQLVSGDDWRRALEFAARFRSRSFGNSLLIFAQHVDAYEKGRVPAPEPSYVAGYKQWQSLGRQVSKGQPGYMIFAPVTGRFASSTPQDAESWRRLGRFEKPKAGEVVRSRMVGAKPAYVWDVSQTTGDPIQERPVPHLLEGGAPAGLWEGLSALVQADGYRVLRVERAELIGGANGLTDFAARTVAVRTNMDPAAQVKTLAHELGHVRLHGPDNPDWVGHRGIGEVEAESVALMIGAAYGMDTSSYSVSYVAGWAGTVEDKEPAEVVQATGERVRKTAAAILDALDTVQLGTGDPPGLSRDAAPRPRAERTSPAPAEPSRPAAAAAAMRGL, encoded by the coding sequence GTGGCGATCGAGACAACTCGAACTGAGCGGGACGCCAAGCTGGATGCGCTCCATGAGCGCCTCGCCGTTACGGTCGAGCAACTGGTGTCCGGGGACGATTGGCGACGGGCGCTGGAGTTCGCGGCACGGTTTCGCTCGCGGTCGTTCGGGAACTCGCTTCTGATCTTCGCGCAGCACGTGGACGCCTACGAGAAGGGCCGCGTGCCGGCCCCGGAGCCGTCGTATGTGGCGGGGTACAAGCAGTGGCAGTCGCTCGGCCGTCAAGTGTCCAAGGGGCAGCCCGGCTACATGATCTTCGCCCCGGTCACGGGTCGGTTCGCCTCCTCGACGCCGCAGGATGCGGAGTCGTGGCGGCGCCTCGGTCGGTTCGAGAAGCCGAAGGCGGGCGAGGTCGTGCGCTCGCGGATGGTCGGCGCGAAGCCGGCCTATGTCTGGGATGTCTCGCAGACCACCGGTGATCCGATCCAGGAGCGCCCGGTGCCGCACTTGCTGGAAGGCGGGGCGCCGGCCGGGCTGTGGGAGGGGCTGTCCGCACTGGTCCAGGCGGACGGCTACCGGGTGCTGCGGGTGGAGCGCGCAGAGCTGATCGGTGGCGCGAATGGCCTGACCGACTTCGCGGCGCGCACGGTCGCGGTGCGGACGAACATGGACCCAGCCGCGCAGGTGAAGACGTTGGCGCACGAGTTGGGCCATGTCCGGCTGCACGGCCCCGACAACCCCGATTGGGTCGGGCATCGCGGGATCGGGGAGGTGGAGGCCGAGTCGGTGGCGTTGATGATCGGTGCCGCGTATGGCATGGACACCAGCTCCTACTCCGTCTCCTACGTAGCCGGGTGGGCCGGCACCGTCGAGGACAAGGAGCCTGCGGAAGTCGTGCAGGCCACCGGAGAGCGGGTGCGGAAGACCGCGGCCGCGATCCTCGACGCCCTGGACACTGTGCAGCTCGGCACGGGCGACCCGCCTGGTCTGAGCCGAGACGCCGCGCCGCGACCGCGCGCGGAGCGCACGTCGCCGGCGCCCGCCGAGCCGAGCCGCCCTGCGGCGGCCGCCGCTGCAATGAGGGGCCTGTAG